One region of Limisphaera ngatamarikiensis genomic DNA includes:
- a CDS encoding alkaline phosphatase family protein: MKRGGWTASLVILWLWGTLAPAWAEPRTAHVVIVSMDGAAPWVLRHTHLPVLHQLYREGASTWDAETIRPPVTLPSHTSMLTGVEPSRHRITWNDWRPTNGVVRVPTIFAAAKRAGFTTAMFVGKEKFQHLFQPGTLDYFDYGGQCLTNPRVAVNGSDGDDCYTSAPAESLSARSVARRAAAYLMQHKPNLCFIHLADPDVVGHKYGWGSPEQRRSLEEVDRALHDILSALRKGGLRGNTVLIVTADHGGRGKGHSEDVLENVRIPWIAWGAGVRHGTELTRPINTCDTAATALWLLDIMPPERLDGRPVREAFRTR; this comes from the coding sequence ATGAAACGAGGTGGATGGACCGCGTCACTGGTGATCCTCTGGCTGTGGGGAACCCTCGCTCCGGCATGGGCGGAGCCACGCACCGCGCACGTCGTCATCGTAAGCATGGACGGTGCAGCCCCCTGGGTGCTTCGCCACACCCATCTGCCGGTGCTCCACCAACTCTATCGCGAAGGGGCCTCCACCTGGGACGCCGAAACCATCCGACCGCCCGTCACCCTGCCCTCCCACACCTCCATGCTGACGGGCGTGGAACCGTCCCGACACCGCATCACCTGGAACGATTGGCGGCCCACCAACGGGGTGGTCCGGGTGCCAACCATTTTTGCAGCAGCCAAACGGGCCGGATTCACCACGGCCATGTTCGTCGGCAAGGAAAAATTCCAGCACCTGTTCCAACCGGGCACCCTGGATTACTTCGACTACGGGGGCCAGTGCCTCACAAACCCGCGGGTGGCCGTGAACGGCTCGGACGGCGACGACTGTTACACCAGCGCCCCGGCAGAGTCGCTGTCGGCCCGGTCCGTGGCCCGCCGCGCCGCTGCCTACCTGATGCAACACAAACCCAACCTGTGTTTCATCCATCTGGCGGATCCGGACGTGGTGGGCCACAAGTACGGATGGGGATCGCCGGAACAGCGTCGTTCCCTTGAGGAGGTGGACCGGGCCCTGCACGACATTCTGAGCGCGCTTCGCAAGGGTGGACTGCGCGGCAACACGGTACTCATCGTGACCGCCGACCACGGCGGCCGCGGCAAAGGACATTCCGAGGATGTACTCGAAAACGTTCGGATCCCGTGGATCGCATGGGGCGCCGGAGTCCGCCACGGGACGGAACTGACCCGGCCCATCAACACCTGCGACACGGCCGCCACGGCCTTGTGGCTGCTGGATATAATGCCCCCGGAACGGTTGGACGGCCGGCCGGTACGGGAGGCATTCCGTACACGCTAA
- a CDS encoding carboxypeptidase-like regulatory domain-containing protein translates to MKMQGRSSTSRRGGCVFGFFPALVGFLLLPGLDRAWGAVTFDVSPASASTSFSGMVELTVQGLQESTVIIRRGLDLNGNGALDPGEPVTLHIEVTDNEVPILAGVTNWNIPFDQDPAVGALRVRINYYQTWLGHTAGTHVWQLVSPTGRFSPIQAIQRLTPPALGQGVRGVVRGGSTNQPAAMVVALDLMADASLAALVVADSQGRYELPLPPGVYAVIPVKPGWVTDMDAAFFAELDAGRWVSADLELLSASRTLSGRLVRADRGDVGLPAVFLQVESDAGLLAVAWTDADGSFVVPVRTGTWTVRPALEDLALRGCLFASRGQSYGTSTGSVSGIRVEVDPANAAFYGRVVDAEGRPMAGIRLRVSGQTGGLDYDGDDPVTDDQGRYTGMVVGGESSWWQVLVDPMLNRSLSNHVISGFRFAEPMAPGEARAQDLRVVVATNEIVGTVRNANGLPVREISVLGRCRLGGEVFYGSGWMTDPEGRYRMPVIGGSWEVHLLCYDLQDAGYNCAPMQTVTVAGRNTGVDFVVFPQPAPVLSQPVWSGPQQFRFQIHGLPWTTYEVQVSGDLRQWQTLTTVTPVMEGGPFYTGATVTDSSAGSSPRFYRLLRR, encoded by the coding sequence ATGAAAATGCAAGGGCGTTCAAGCACCTCTCGGCGTGGCGGTTGCGTGTTCGGATTCTTTCCGGCCCTGGTTGGGTTCCTGTTGTTACCCGGGTTGGACCGCGCGTGGGGCGCCGTGACGTTCGACGTCAGTCCGGCGTCGGCCTCGACGTCGTTTTCGGGGATGGTGGAGCTGACCGTGCAAGGATTGCAGGAGAGCACGGTGATCATCCGGCGCGGACTGGACTTGAACGGGAACGGCGCGCTCGACCCGGGCGAGCCTGTCACCCTACACATCGAGGTGACGGACAATGAGGTGCCCATCCTTGCCGGTGTAACCAACTGGAACATCCCATTCGATCAGGACCCGGCCGTGGGCGCCCTGCGGGTGCGGATCAACTATTACCAGACATGGTTGGGCCACACGGCGGGGACGCATGTGTGGCAGCTGGTGAGTCCCACGGGCCGATTCAGTCCGATCCAAGCGATCCAGCGGTTGACCCCGCCGGCGTTGGGCCAGGGCGTCCGGGGCGTGGTCCGGGGCGGTTCGACCAATCAACCGGCGGCCATGGTTGTGGCTTTGGACCTGATGGCGGACGCTTCGTTGGCCGCCCTGGTCGTGGCCGATTCCCAGGGCCGGTACGAGTTGCCATTGCCGCCGGGGGTTTACGCCGTGATCCCGGTGAAGCCGGGCTGGGTTACTGACATGGACGCGGCATTTTTCGCGGAGTTGGACGCCGGACGATGGGTGTCCGCGGACCTGGAACTGTTGTCTGCGTCTCGGACGCTGAGTGGTCGACTGGTGCGGGCGGACCGGGGCGACGTTGGGTTGCCGGCCGTGTTTTTGCAGGTTGAGTCGGATGCGGGTTTGCTGGCGGTGGCCTGGACGGACGCGGATGGTTCCTTTGTTGTGCCGGTTCGGACTGGCACGTGGACGGTGAGACCTGCGTTGGAGGATCTGGCTCTCCGTGGTTGTCTGTTTGCCTCCCGGGGACAGAGTTATGGGACCTCGACCGGCAGTGTCAGCGGCATCCGCGTCGAGGTCGATCCGGCCAATGCTGCGTTTTATGGTCGGGTTGTGGACGCCGAAGGCCGTCCCATGGCCGGGATCCGGTTGCGCGTGAGCGGGCAGACGGGCGGGTTGGACTATGACGGGGACGACCCGGTTACGGACGACCAAGGGCGGTACACGGGGATGGTTGTGGGGGGCGAGTCTTCCTGGTGGCAGGTCCTTGTGGATCCGATGTTGAACCGGTCGCTGAGCAACCACGTGATTTCGGGCTTCCGGTTTGCCGAGCCCATGGCTCCGGGTGAGGCACGGGCCCAGGATTTGCGGGTTGTGGTGGCCACCAACGAGATTGTGGGAACGGTCCGAAACGCGAATGGCCTGCCGGTTCGGGAGATCAGCGTGCTGGGGCGATGCCGTTTGGGGGGCGAGGTTTTTTACGGCAGCGGTTGGATGACGGATCCGGAAGGGCGATATCGGATGCCGGTCATCGGCGGTTCGTGGGAGGTGCATTTGCTGTGTTACGACCTGCAGGACGCGGGCTACAATTGCGCGCCGATGCAGACGGTTACCGTGGCGGGCCGGAACACCGGGGTGGATTTTGTGGTTTTCCCGCAGCCGGCCCCGGTGTTGAGCCAGCCGGTTTGGTCGGGCCCGCAGCAGTTCCGGTTCCAGATCCACGGTTTGCCGTGGACGACCTATGAGGTGCAGGTTTCCGGCGATTTGCGGCAGTGGCAGACATTGACGACGGTGACGCCGGTGATGGAAGGGGGTCCGTTCTACACGGGCGCGACGGTGACGGATTCCAGTGCCGGGAGTTCGCCGCGGTTCTATCGGCTGCTGCGCCGGTGA
- a CDS encoding serine/threonine-protein kinase → MSETASKPLKMVTCDGCHTKVFIPGDLEPLSTIPCSKCGHPIMMPMMLEHFELRSVIGKGGMGKVYRAYDTVLQRMVAIKLMRPELAEDPKQLEAFYREARICASLNHTNIIHIYSFGNWHGQLYLVMELADQGSLDSRIEAQHRLPELQVLDIGIKIASALDLMLKHNLIHRDIKPGNILFNADNEPKLVDFGLARRADAPITDEDGAWGTPYYVAPEKVKREGETFLSDMYSLGGTLYHAITGHVPFEAPTVEELVAAHVHTPLTPPNLVVPEITQATSDAICKMMAKNPSDRFLSYDDLIMALTAARSHLLVQQFTSKSATQQIKTKTSWWRR, encoded by the coding sequence GTGAGCGAGACCGCGAGCAAGCCCCTGAAGATGGTCACCTGCGATGGTTGTCACACCAAGGTGTTCATCCCGGGTGACCTCGAGCCGTTGTCCACCATCCCCTGCTCGAAGTGCGGTCATCCCATCATGATGCCGATGATGCTGGAGCACTTCGAGTTGCGCAGTGTCATTGGCAAGGGCGGGATGGGCAAGGTGTATCGGGCCTATGACACGGTGTTGCAGCGGATGGTGGCCATAAAACTGATGCGGCCGGAGCTGGCGGAGGATCCCAAGCAGTTGGAGGCGTTTTACCGGGAGGCCCGCATTTGCGCCTCGCTCAATCACACCAACATCATTCACATTTACAGCTTTGGCAACTGGCACGGCCAGTTGTATCTGGTGATGGAACTGGCGGACCAGGGCAGTTTGGACTCGCGGATCGAGGCGCAGCATCGGTTGCCGGAGCTCCAGGTGCTGGACATTGGGATCAAGATCGCCTCGGCGTTGGATCTGATGTTGAAGCACAACCTGATCCACCGGGACATCAAGCCGGGGAACATCCTGTTCAACGCCGACAACGAACCCAAGCTGGTGGATTTCGGGCTGGCCCGGCGGGCCGATGCCCCGATCACGGACGAGGACGGCGCGTGGGGCACGCCCTATTACGTGGCGCCGGAGAAGGTCAAGCGGGAGGGCGAGACGTTCCTGTCCGACATGTACAGTCTGGGCGGGACCTTGTATCACGCCATCACGGGCCACGTACCGTTTGAGGCGCCGACGGTGGAGGAGCTGGTGGCGGCGCATGTCCACACCCCGCTGACGCCGCCGAACCTGGTGGTGCCCGAGATCACGCAGGCCACCAGCGACGCCATCTGCAAGATGATGGCGAAGAACCCGTCGGACCGGTTTCTGAGCTACGATGACCTGATCATGGCGCTGACGGCCGCGCGCAGTCACCTGTTGGTGCAGCAATTCACCTCCAAATCGGCGACCCAGCAGATCAAGACCAAGACGAGCTGGTGGCGCCGTTGA
- a CDS encoding polyprenol monophosphomannose synthase: MRLRTAGAMTDTLVIVPTYNERNNLPLIAGRLLALPVRVDLLVVDDNSPDGTGRIADELAAQHPEIHVLHRPQKEGLGRAYVAGFKWALARHYEFVFEMDGDFSHNPDDIPRFLAAAAHADLVLGSRYLGGIRIMNWPLSRLMLSKAAATYVRLITGMPFTDPTSGYKCFRRRALQALDLDAVRSNGYSFQIELTHKLWRQGLRVVEIPIVFTERLQGHSKMSGHIIREAFFMVWRLWLQNGMRRRPRVTPPPIPPGTIETVPPPAPPPPPAL; this comes from the coding sequence ATGCGGCTGCGCACAGCCGGTGCCATGACCGACACCCTCGTCATCGTGCCCACGTATAACGAGCGGAACAACCTGCCCCTCATCGCCGGCCGGTTGTTGGCCCTGCCCGTTCGGGTGGACCTGCTCGTCGTGGACGACAATTCCCCCGACGGCACCGGAAGGATCGCCGACGAATTGGCAGCGCAACACCCGGAAATCCACGTCCTCCATCGCCCGCAAAAAGAAGGACTCGGCCGTGCCTATGTGGCCGGATTCAAATGGGCCCTGGCCCGGCACTACGAGTTCGTCTTCGAAATGGACGGCGACTTCTCCCACAACCCCGACGACATCCCCCGGTTCCTGGCCGCCGCCGCCCACGCCGACCTTGTCCTGGGTTCGCGTTACCTCGGCGGCATCCGCATCATGAACTGGCCGCTCAGCCGCCTCATGCTCAGCAAGGCCGCCGCCACCTACGTGCGGCTCATCACGGGCATGCCGTTCACCGACCCCACCAGCGGCTACAAATGTTTCCGGCGCCGCGCCCTGCAGGCCCTGGACCTCGATGCGGTGCGTTCCAACGGCTACAGCTTTCAGATCGAGCTGACCCACAAGCTCTGGCGTCAGGGCCTGCGCGTGGTGGAGATCCCCATCGTGTTCACCGAACGCCTCCAGGGGCATTCCAAAATGAGCGGACACATCATCCGGGAGGCCTTTTTCATGGTCTGGCGCCTCTGGTTGCAAAACGGAATGCGCCGCCGACCCCGCGTCACCCCGCCCCCAATTCCGCCCGGGACCATCGAGACCGTGCCGCCCCCGGCACCCCCGCCACCGCCGGCCCTCTGA
- the yajC gene encoding preprotein translocase subunit YajC, translated as MKASIVQSVVLLAQAQPAQAPIWTSLVPIVLFVVIFYLLFIRPQRKREKEHAELLKRLKPGDEVVTSSGIIGRITSVKDDRVILRSEDAKLEVLKSSVVQIRQPSGSS; from the coding sequence ATGAAGGCGTCCATCGTGCAAAGTGTGGTTTTGCTGGCCCAGGCTCAGCCGGCACAAGCGCCGATTTGGACCTCGTTGGTCCCGATCGTGCTGTTTGTGGTGATTTTCTATCTGCTGTTCATTCGCCCTCAACGAAAGCGGGAGAAGGAACATGCGGAGCTGTTGAAGCGGCTCAAACCGGGGGACGAGGTCGTCACCAGCAGCGGGATCATCGGGCGCATCACCTCGGTGAAGGATGACCGTGTGATTTTGCGCTCGGAGGACGCGAAGCTGGAGGTGCTGAAGTCCTCGGTGGTCCAGATCCGGCAGCCCTCGGGCTCCTCGTGA
- the secD gene encoding protein translocase subunit SecD encodes MRRNTWKWIVVVLVTAWSLYSLYPPSARDLAQVFRERAVNKDTTFSNLWYQVVQLQQQRPDRAYANLLEAIGTNDIRRYFPFYNVEGEVNPTLAILNRLQREAAGKIRLGLDLRGGTSFLLEMDTNRLASVETVTNRAGQIETRTNYLSETEVETALAQAVEVLRRRVDKFGVAEPVIAPAGRNRILVQLPGLSEADRLSAQRQLQRAAFLEFRLVHPRSDELLREGLIEPGYEVLTEERRNPDGTKTIRRYLVKKRPERGMTGAYVKSAMVVRGNLGEPEIHFQLTREGAELFAQITRENVGRQLAIVLDGVLYSAPVIREPILTGSGSITGNFDLREAIELANVLENPLRAPLRVVETRDVDPTLGADSIRSGIRACIAGGIAVCAFMVVYYLFAGVVANVALFLNLLLLLGVMCSLGATLTLPGIAGIVLTVGMAVDANVLIFERIREEMAAGKSLRGAIAAGYEKAFGTILDANLTTLIASVILINMGTGPVKGFGVTLTIGLAVSMFTALFVTRLIFDTLLDRGWLRSLRMLRLIGQTRIDFLRWAKPAFIASWVLILIGNAYGLFIRGQDVLGVEFTGGANITLAFDPAHRVEVDRLRAAATAASGGDVLVGYQRDLGSGTDTLRITARLPRNAPEQQVEGLAQRVVEELRRQFPEANWRVLSVDTIGPIVGREILRSAIVASALAMFGILVYLAFRYEFPFALGAVVATVHDLLMTLGWYFLAQHQMNATTVAALLTIIGFSINDTVVIFDRIREDLKLGVRGSFRDIINYALNQTLSRTLITSGTTFLSTLALYVLGGPVINDFAFTFMVGIITGTYSSIYIAAALVLWWYKGQRPAIGQPVAGQPVAGQSATAAASPLRGAAPSRA; translated from the coding sequence ATGAGGCGTAACACCTGGAAGTGGATTGTGGTGGTCCTGGTGACCGCGTGGTCGTTGTACAGTCTTTATCCGCCATCGGCCCGGGATTTGGCGCAGGTTTTTCGCGAGAGGGCGGTCAACAAGGACACCACGTTTTCCAACCTCTGGTACCAGGTGGTGCAACTGCAGCAGCAGCGTCCGGATCGGGCCTACGCGAACCTGCTGGAGGCCATCGGCACCAACGACATCCGGCGCTATTTCCCGTTCTACAACGTGGAGGGCGAGGTCAACCCCACGTTGGCGATTTTGAACCGGTTGCAGCGGGAGGCGGCCGGGAAAATCCGGCTGGGATTGGACCTGCGCGGCGGGACGTCGTTCCTGTTGGAGATGGACACCAACCGGCTGGCCAGTGTGGAGACAGTGACGAATCGGGCCGGCCAGATCGAAACGCGCACGAATTATTTGAGCGAGACCGAGGTGGAAACGGCGCTGGCGCAGGCGGTGGAGGTCCTGCGGCGGCGTGTGGACAAGTTCGGTGTGGCCGAGCCGGTGATTGCGCCGGCGGGGCGGAACCGGATCCTGGTACAGCTGCCGGGCCTGTCGGAGGCGGACCGTCTGAGTGCGCAACGGCAGTTGCAGCGGGCGGCGTTTTTGGAGTTCCGGCTGGTGCATCCCCGCAGCGACGAGTTGTTGCGCGAGGGGTTGATCGAGCCCGGCTACGAGGTCCTGACGGAGGAACGCCGGAACCCGGACGGGACCAAGACGATCCGGCGGTACCTGGTGAAGAAGCGGCCGGAACGGGGCATGACCGGCGCGTATGTGAAGAGCGCCATGGTGGTGCGGGGCAACCTGGGCGAGCCGGAAATTCATTTTCAGCTGACGCGGGAGGGGGCGGAGCTGTTTGCGCAGATCACGCGGGAGAACGTGGGCCGGCAACTGGCCATCGTCCTGGATGGGGTGTTGTATTCGGCGCCGGTGATCCGTGAGCCGATCCTCACGGGCTCGGGGAGCATCACGGGGAATTTCGACCTGCGCGAGGCCATCGAGCTGGCCAACGTGCTGGAGAATCCGTTGCGGGCCCCGTTGCGGGTGGTGGAAACGCGGGATGTGGATCCCACGTTGGGGGCGGACTCCATCCGGAGCGGGATCCGCGCCTGCATTGCCGGCGGCATTGCGGTGTGTGCGTTCATGGTGGTGTATTACCTGTTTGCCGGTGTGGTGGCCAATGTGGCGCTGTTTCTGAACCTGCTGTTGTTGCTGGGGGTGATGTGCTCGCTGGGGGCGACGCTGACCCTGCCGGGTATTGCGGGCATTGTGCTGACGGTGGGGATGGCGGTGGATGCCAACGTGCTGATCTTTGAACGAATCCGCGAGGAGATGGCCGCGGGCAAGTCGCTGCGCGGCGCCATTGCCGCAGGGTATGAGAAGGCGTTCGGGACGATCCTGGATGCCAACCTGACCACGCTGATTGCGTCGGTCATTTTGATCAACATGGGGACCGGCCCGGTGAAGGGGTTCGGTGTGACGCTGACGATCGGTCTGGCGGTCAGCATGTTCACCGCGCTGTTTGTGACCCGGTTGATTTTTGACACGCTGCTGGACCGGGGCTGGCTGCGGTCGTTGCGGATGCTGCGGTTGATCGGGCAGACCCGGATCGATTTTCTGCGGTGGGCCAAACCGGCGTTCATTGCCTCCTGGGTGCTGATTCTGATCGGCAACGCCTACGGGCTGTTCATCCGGGGTCAGGACGTGCTGGGGGTGGAATTCACCGGCGGCGCCAACATCACGCTGGCCTTCGACCCCGCCCACCGGGTGGAGGTGGATCGACTGCGTGCGGCCGCCACGGCGGCCAGCGGCGGCGACGTATTGGTGGGCTACCAACGCGATCTGGGCAGCGGGACGGATACGCTGCGGATCACCGCGCGGTTGCCGCGGAATGCGCCGGAACAGCAGGTGGAAGGCCTGGCCCAGCGGGTGGTGGAGGAGCTGCGACGCCAGTTCCCCGAGGCCAACTGGCGGGTGTTGAGCGTGGACACCATCGGGCCCATCGTGGGCCGTGAGATCCTGCGTTCGGCCATCGTGGCCAGTGCCCTGGCCATGTTTGGCATCCTGGTGTATCTGGCCTTCCGCTATGAATTCCCGTTTGCGCTGGGAGCGGTGGTGGCGACGGTTCATGACCTTTTGATGACGCTGGGCTGGTACTTCCTGGCCCAGCACCAGATGAACGCCACCACGGTGGCGGCGTTGCTGACCATCATTGGTTTCTCCATCAATGACACGGTGGTGATCTTCGACCGGATCCGCGAAGACCTGAAGTTGGGAGTGCGCGGCTCGTTCCGTGACATCATCAACTACGCGTTGAACCAGACGTTGAGCCGCACGTTGATCACTTCGGGGACCACGTTTCTGTCCACGCTGGCCCTGTATGTCCTGGGCGGTCCGGTGATCAACGACTTTGCCTTCACCTTCATGGTGGGCATCATCACGGGCACCTACTCCAGCATTTACATTGCCGCGGCGCTGGTCCTGTGGTGGTACAAGGGGCAGCGGCCGGCCATAGGGCAGCCCGTGGCCGGACAACCCGTGGCCGGACAGTCGGCCACGGCGGCAGCGTCGCCTTTGCGCGGGGCGGCTCCCAGCCGCGCCTGA
- a CDS encoding TerC family protein, which translates to MEAWIGVPPWQWGLFVACVLFFLALDLGVFHRKAHVVGFREALAWTGLWVGLSLLFGFFVAPRMVDGWTHRETVEYLTGYLVELSLSMDNVFVIAMIFAYFRVPREYQHRVLFWGILGALVMRGIMIAAGAALVQRFLWTLYVFGAFLVVTGIRMLFSREEGVHPERNPVIRAARRWFPITPDYVGQRFFVRQGDRPAMTPLMLVLLMVETTDLIFALDSIPAIFGITTKPFIVFTSNVFAILGLRSLYFVLANLIALFRYLKAGLSVVLVFIGVKMLLDPHGPRQHWWQVEVPTTVALVVVAGILVTSILASVVHGLLERRTAETDRPGGPPAT; encoded by the coding sequence ATGGAAGCATGGATCGGAGTACCGCCCTGGCAGTGGGGCTTGTTCGTTGCGTGCGTGCTGTTCTTCCTGGCGCTGGACCTGGGGGTGTTTCATCGCAAGGCCCACGTGGTGGGATTTCGGGAGGCTCTGGCCTGGACGGGTTTGTGGGTTGGGTTGTCCCTGCTGTTCGGGTTCTTCGTCGCACCCCGGATGGTGGATGGGTGGACCCACCGGGAAACGGTCGAGTATCTGACGGGCTACCTGGTGGAGTTGTCCCTCTCGATGGACAACGTGTTTGTGATCGCCATGATCTTCGCCTACTTCCGGGTACCGCGGGAGTATCAGCATCGGGTGTTGTTTTGGGGGATTCTGGGGGCGCTGGTGATGCGGGGGATCATGATCGCGGCGGGGGCGGCCCTGGTACAGCGGTTTTTGTGGACACTGTACGTGTTCGGCGCGTTTTTGGTGGTGACGGGGATCCGGATGCTGTTCAGCCGGGAGGAGGGGGTGCATCCGGAGCGGAATCCGGTGATCCGCGCGGCGCGACGCTGGTTTCCCATCACGCCGGATTACGTGGGCCAGCGTTTTTTTGTGCGCCAGGGCGATCGGCCGGCCATGACGCCGCTGATGCTCGTGCTGTTGATGGTGGAGACGACGGATCTGATCTTTGCGCTGGACTCGATTCCGGCGATTTTCGGAATCACCACGAAGCCGTTCATTGTGTTTACATCGAACGTGTTTGCGATCCTGGGGTTGCGTTCGCTGTATTTTGTGCTGGCGAACCTGATTGCGCTGTTCCGGTATCTGAAGGCGGGTTTGTCGGTGGTGCTGGTGTTTATCGGGGTGAAGATGTTGCTGGACCCGCACGGTCCGAGGCAGCATTGGTGGCAGGTGGAGGTGCCCACCACGGTGGCCCTGGTGGTGGTGGCCGGGATCCTCGTCACGTCCATCCTGGCTTCGGTGGTTCACGGCTTGTTGGAACGGCGCACGGCGGAGACCGACCGGCCCGGTGGACCGCCCGCAACCTGA
- a CDS encoding exopolysaccharide biosynthesis protein, whose protein sequence is MTSPAGNETHEPLSRQLERLLEQEPEGPFTANRLLAATGGRGGWLVMVLLALPFVAWVSVPGLSTVAGPMIAILALRLSRGRVPRLPARLGDRPLSPKTRQAVLTGGLKVCRWIEKVIRPRRTRWLRLPWVRRLHGWLIALLALLLALPLPSPPFFGSNTLPSYAIILLAFSLMEEDGWMIWAAYLMSAIAIGYFVGLAGLVIWHLSEWADLLVRLLWRTG, encoded by the coding sequence ATGACCTCCCCGGCCGGAAATGAGACGCATGAGCCGCTGTCCCGGCAGTTGGAACGACTGCTGGAACAGGAACCCGAGGGACCGTTTACGGCCAACCGGTTGTTGGCGGCCACGGGTGGTCGGGGCGGCTGGCTGGTCATGGTATTGCTGGCGCTGCCGTTTGTGGCGTGGGTTTCGGTACCGGGGCTGAGCACGGTGGCCGGCCCGATGATTGCCATACTGGCGTTGCGGTTGAGCCGGGGCCGGGTGCCGCGGCTGCCGGCGCGGCTGGGGGACCGGCCGCTCAGCCCAAAGACCCGCCAGGCTGTTCTGACCGGCGGACTGAAGGTTTGTCGGTGGATTGAGAAGGTGATCCGGCCCCGGCGGACGCGGTGGTTGCGATTGCCCTGGGTGCGGCGGTTGCACGGGTGGTTGATTGCGTTGCTGGCGTTGCTCCTGGCGCTGCCGTTGCCATCGCCGCCGTTTTTTGGTTCGAACACCCTCCCCAGTTACGCCATCATTCTGCTGGCCTTTTCCCTGATGGAAGAGGACGGCTGGATGATCTGGGCGGCCTATCTGATGAGCGCGATTGCGATCGGTTATTTCGTGGGGCTGGCGGGATTGGTGATCTGGCATCTGAGCGAATGGGCGGACCTGTTGGTGCGACTGTTGTGGCGGACCGGCTGA